Proteins from one Pirellulales bacterium genomic window:
- a CDS encoding metallophosphoesterase family protein, which translates to MKRALISDIHSNLEGLEAVLADIRAQGITEIFCLGDIIGYGPNPRECIDLVMNCKMCLLGNHDQGALFDPEGFNSGAERAIFWTREQLENPRGNPDANTKRWEFLGELPRSHRDNGFLYVHGSPRNPLNEYVFPEDTICSPKKLEKSFALIQRCCFQGHTHVPGVFTEGMNFLSPEEINFQYRVGSEKAMINVGSVGQPRDGDPRACYVVQEDDKITYRRVEYPAEKTRQKIHDIPDLDNFLGDRLLEGR; encoded by the coding sequence GTGAAGCGAGCCCTGATCAGCGATATTCACAGTAATCTCGAAGGCCTCGAGGCCGTGCTGGCCGACATCCGCGCCCAAGGGATCACAGAGATTTTCTGCCTGGGGGATATTATCGGCTACGGCCCCAACCCGCGCGAGTGCATCGACTTGGTCATGAACTGCAAAATGTGCTTGCTGGGCAACCACGACCAAGGGGCGCTATTTGATCCGGAGGGTTTTAATAGCGGCGCCGAACGAGCCATTTTTTGGACCCGCGAACAATTGGAAAATCCGCGTGGAAATCCCGACGCCAACACCAAGCGCTGGGAATTTTTGGGCGAACTACCTCGCAGCCACCGGGACAATGGCTTTTTATACGTGCATGGCTCGCCGCGCAATCCGCTTAACGAATATGTGTTTCCGGAGGACACCATTTGTAGTCCGAAAAAATTGGAAAAAAGCTTTGCGCTGATACAACGGTGTTGCTTCCAGGGCCATACCCATGTGCCAGGCGTGTTTACCGAAGGCATGAATTTCCTCAGTCCAGAAGAAATCAATTTTCAATATCGTGTCGGCAGTGAAAAGGCGATGATTAACGTGGGCTCCGTCGGACAGCCGCGCGACGGCGATCCGCGGGCTTGCTACGTAGTGCAGGAAGACGACAAAATTACCTACCGCCGCGTGGAATATCCGGCCGAGAAGACGCGGCAAAAGATTCACGACATTCCCGATCTCGATAATTTTCTCGGCGACCGGCTACTGGAGGGCCGGTAA
- a CDS encoding tRNA (adenosine(37)-N6)-threonylcarbamoyltransferase complex dimerization subunit type 1 TsaB — MRILAIETTDLAGSVAVLENDRAVVGIDLDAQLRSAQSLAPGIEELLKTAGWQPGDVRLVAVTTGPGSFTGLR, encoded by the coding sequence ATGCGAATTTTGGCGATTGAAACCACCGATTTAGCTGGTAGCGTGGCAGTGCTGGAAAACGATCGAGCGGTAGTCGGGATCGACTTAGACGCACAGCTGCGAAGCGCCCAATCTTTGGCACCTGGCATCGAAGAATTGCTAAAAACAGCCGGCTGGCAGCCAGGCGACGTGCGGTTAGTGGCCGTGACCACCGGTCCGGGCTCATTCACGGGACTGCG